In the Manis javanica isolate MJ-LG chromosome 12, MJ_LKY, whole genome shotgun sequence genome, AGCAGAGATGCTAGGGTGGTTAAAacagagagagtgagaaagaaagCAGTCAGCAATTAGGTCAAAGAAGTAATGATGTTTGAAGTGGGAGGTGAGTGCCAGACTATGCCCAAGTAATTGTAATGCTGTCATGGTTAGAATATTGAGTAGTTTAATCTGAGAGTAATTCAGCATCTTCTCTTGACTTAAAGTACTAGGATGTTCTATTGAATTTTTTCCTGCTATTTTATCCACAGTAATGCCAATTACAAAATCTTACTTTAGCCTTTCAATTCTTGAAGTGGCTATAGCAATAAATCTCCATAGACcttaaactaatttatattccaaagTGTATAATTTTGTGGCTTGTCAATGCATTTCTTAACCCAGAATCAAGATATTACCAGGGGGAAAgagtaaatttattatttttattaaagaatatcAATACCTAGAAACAATAAAGGGTACATTATAAATATGGatacaaaataagtaagtcaaactttatttgaaatagaaaagtttaactaagttattttaaaaagtacatcaatGGAAACAAAACCATAAATTTGTTAACTGTAAACACTATCATATGTATTGTAGAATATAAAACTTCAAAATCTTCTGGTTTAAATTCTTAAATAACTGCATGGTGACTACATTCAAGATCCCTtgggcaaaaaaaaaaccaattattTAGAGTCACCTAGCAAAGCCAAATAATTCATTGTgctacatttctgttatttttaaaagtattgtgGTTTTGCTTATAGAAGGTGTTCATTCATTGAGTTAACTCACTGAGTAACATTAGAAGACAATACTCTGATTTATACTTGCTACATTGAAGAATATTTGAATAAGTTACCTTTGAGGGATACtcatatacatttaaattatatgAGTTACTAATATTCACACCGACAAATTAGACATTTTCGCCACCACCACTGAAATTGTTAATCAGAATCAAAGTAGGTTCCCTAGgttacaggcaaaaaaaaaagttcaagtgCTATATGCATACATTTCAGTCAGGGAagaagagatgcaaaaatactataCTTCATTTCCTCTGAAATCTTGTCTTTGAGTTAGTATAATGGTCTAAATTTGTCTAAAAGAAGCTAAGAAAAGTATTTCTTCAGTTTCTCAAGAATCTAAATACTTCTTGGGTTTTCATTTCAAATCATATGTAATCACCTATAATAAAGCACAAAGTTAgcaaacacttaaaaatactaacctcaaataaacagaattttatcatttattccAGTACTTTTGTTCTGCTCTCTTTTTCAGGTTGCTAGGAAGGCTctatatttattttcaatgtttaaaaacaaacaatattttcactttcttccctttgaaaatggtagaaaaatctattttaaaatagaggCAAAActccttgaaatattttttcctctcctcaaaacagacctatatttggtatacatttttaaatttttattatatatgagATGGAGgatcattttgaaaaaatttcactTTAATAAGTAACTAGCTATCACAGAGTGACCTATATCATGGGAAGTACAAGAAACATGTATGTATGAAGCACCACTGCCTTATATAGTacccttaatttaaaaaactggatTATATTTATTGATCTATTTTAGATACAATGAACTACTATCAttcaagataaaacaaaattgatCCTCAATGTACATAAAACAAGATATGTATTTGCACTATAACCAGGTAACTTCAGGCAACTAAGCATGCAAACtacatacataaatattataCTATCTGTTACTAACAAGTTCTATTCAAGGCTTCATGTCACAAAATTTAATGACTGAAAACTAAAGAGCACctagcaaaaaaaaatgtattaaatgcttTCCTGTGAATGGAAAAAGTTCACCCAGCAAACTCTCAGCAATACTGATCATAAAGACATTATACATCAGTCCCATATTTAAAAGGATTCTGTCTCCTTGGTCTACTTCAAACAGTTCACTGTAGCTTGATTCTATTTATGCTGCTTCTTAATAGAAGCAAAGCTCATAGCTTTGCATGTGATGAGATCGTGTGAGAATATAAGCAATCTTGAAATAATTTGCACTTATCACTTCTACTTTTTCTCATTATGGCATAAGAAATGCTGCCTTCTCAAATGCACAGATGTGCTTCATGTGCACTTTCCATCTGCCACACAGAAATATGCTTGCTCTGTATAATGTGGAAGAAAAGCTCAGGACTTTCTTAATAAAATCTAGATAGCAATGGTATTTTCTAAATCATGAAAAGCTACTTGAAAGCTATTAAATAAATTCTATCTtaattactataatttttaaGGTATATTTTATTCTGAGTAATTCAGAGTATCTTTAAGCAACCTTATAATGCACAGAGGTCAGCCTTGCAAAAATGgagacttaatttaaaaaaaactattagaaacctCTATATATGataaatttgtaaatgattttAGACTTACTAACATTGTGTTTAAAATTTCTTACACAACCATACCTCTTTCCTTAAAATATGTTCTCTAGCAGAATACCAAACTAACAGAACAAATCACATATAAAAAAACCCTTTCAGTAACGCATTTTCTGACAGGTCCAAGGAGACCAAAAATTAAGACATGGGACCCAAAAACAGAATGCTAGAGGCCcaggataaaaacaaaacaatgtatgACACTAGGTTGCCTAATTAAAGAACCAGAAGTTCACAATAATATAAGAGAGAACATCTACacaacagttttaaaaataaaaaatacatgcaggcaatagaattaaaaatataaatgtaaagcaTGTTTTCATGAAAGGACATAAAAACTGTGTAAATATCATAACCACTATACAAatacaggcagacctcagagatattgcaggtttggctccagaccaccacaataaagtaaATACTGCAATGAATCAAGTTagatgaattttttggtttcccagtacatacAAATGTTGTGTTCAcactatactatagtctattaaggGTACAATAATACTGTGTCTAAGCAATAtacatgccttaattaaaaaacactttattgctaaataatgCTACCCATCATCTGAGCCTTCAGCAAGTCTTAATCTTTTTGCTGAGGGAGGGTCTTGCCtggatgttgatggctgctgactgatgagagtggtggttgctgaaggctggcgTGGccgtggcaatttcttaaaataggacaacaatgaagtttgccttAATGATTGGCTCTTCCTTTCGTGAATGATCTCTCTGTAgcatgcaatgctgtttgataacattttacccacagtggaacttctttcaaaattggagtcaatcctctcaaaccctgctgctgctttatcaactaagctTATGTAAAactctaaatcctttgttgtcatttcaacaatcttcacatcatcttcaccaacagtagattccatctcaagaaaccactttctttgctcatccataaaaagcaactcctcatccattaaagttttatcatgagattggagcaattcagtcacatcttcaggctctacttctaattctagttctcttgctatttcaaccacatctgcagttacttcctccactgaagtctttaGTTCCTCAAAGTCATTagtgagggttggaatcaactttttCCAAACtcttgttaatgttgatattttaacctcttcccatgaatcacgaatgttcttaatggcatctagaatggtgaatcctttccagaaggttttcaatttactttgcccagatcgaTCAGAGggatcactatctatggcagctatagctttacgaaatgtatttcttaaataataagatttaaaagttgaaattactccttgatccatgggctgcagaaaggatgtgttagcaggcatgaaaacaacattaatctcattgtacatctccatcagagctcttgggtgaccaggtgcattgtcaataagcagtaatattttgaaaggtatctttttttctgaacagtaTATCTCCACattgggcttaaaatattcagtaaaccatgttgtaaacagatgtgctgtcatccaagctctgttgttccatttatagagcacaggcagagtagatttagcataattcttaagggccctaggattttcagaatggtaaatgagcattggcttcaacttaaagtcaccagctgcattagcgcCTAACAAGAGagccagcctgtcctttgaagctttgaagccaggcattgacttctcctctctagctatgaaagtccttgatggcatcttcttccaatataaggctgtttcatctacattgaaaatctgttgtttagtgtagccaccttcattgattatcttagctagatcttctggataactcaCTGCAGCTTCTACATTAGCATTTGCAGCTTCCCCTTGCACTCTGATATTATGGAGACGGCTTCtctccttaaacctcatgaaccaacctctgctagcttcaaacttttcttctgcagcttcttccCCTCTTTCAGCTTTcaaagaattgaagagagttagagCCTTGCTCTGGatcaggctttggcttaagggaacaTTGTGGCTaatttgatcttctatccagaccactaaaactttctccatatcagcaataaggctgtttcgcTTTCTTATCATTCGTGTGTTCACTGGAGTgccacttttaatttccttcaagaacttttcctttgcattcacaacttggctgacTGTTTGACGCAAGAGGCCTAGTTTTCGGCCtatctcagcttttgacatgccttcctcactaagcttaatcatttccagtttctgatttaaagtgagagatgtacgactcttcctttcacttgaatactTAGAGGCCATTGCAGGGTTATTAATTGGACTGTTTTCAATAttctgtgtctcagggaataggaggcctgaggggagggagagagagggggaatGGCTGGTTGGCggggcagtcagaacacacacatttatggaGTAAGTTCACTGTCTTATGAAAGTGTGATTTGTGATGcccacaaataattaaaatagtaatatcAAAGATTAccgatcacagatcaccataacagataaaagaggaaaaagcGTTAGAAATACTGTAAGAAtaacaaaatgtgacacagacataTAAAGTGAGCAAGTGCtgctggaaaaatggtgctgacacacttgcttgatgcagggttgccacaaacctaaGTTTGTGCGGGGTGGGGGGAAACCCCAAAAACCTCAGTATCTGCACAGCACAATAAAGCTCAATGAAATGAGGTGTGCCTATCTTGTGTAAACCTTCAGATTGTAGCTATCTCTTTTGAGAGGTTTATTAAGACATTAGTTTTTACCTTAAATTATTTACAGAGAAATTTACCTCCCTCTGAAATAGTAAGTCAAGTAGCACTTCAAGTTTTTCCCTTCATGGAAATAGTTGCTggaatagaaaaatatgaaaagtctTAATCAATGGATTTCATATTTCCATGTTCTAAtatagattttaaatttaaaccTTTTCCTTTTACAGAAACCAATTATTGATAATACATTGTTATAGTCTCAGCAAATCAAAGAAGCATTTAATCACACATTATAATgccaaagaaaacaattaaaaattttatttatacactAGCTCAGAACAATCAATTGACCTCCACATCCACttgaaaaaagcaagagaaaaagaagttttTTACAAGTTTACAATCCAAAAAAAGCAGACAGGTGGCTGTAGAGGCCAATTCAGAAATTACAGTTGTCCAGTATCTGCTAGAATATAACTCATGAACTGTTGTGCCCTTCTAATTCCTGTATTTTGTCACACTTATTGCTTGCTTTGACTTCTTCATATGTACGAAGCTGCTCCAAGAAGCCAGCATTTGGACACATGGAAGGCCTGGCATTTTTCACCAAAGAAAAAGCGCTGGTAAATGAGACGTCTTCAGAACTCATCAGGAAGCCTATTACAATTGCAGCAGCCCTGGAAACTCCTGCATTACAATGAACAAGAACCACTCCGTCCtgcaataaaaatcaaacaaaaatccTCATTATTCACTTAAGAAAGGTTTTTAAACTGATTGCACATTCTTAtactaataaaataaacatattcatttatcagttttattcaattcaaatattagatTTGAATACAATTCTAAAAATACAATTCATTGTTAAGTAATCAATGGAaagatcaatcaatcaatcaacaaACACCTTCTCTTCTCACCACCCTCAACCCCAGGATTGAAATGCTTTGATGATTTACTTggaattttgaaatatcttttattAAACTGAAGTAATCTAGTAAAGTACACATAAAAGCCTGGTAAACTTAGCATAGATAAGAAAAAGAtaacagggaaaaaataaaaccctaatCATAAAACTAAACAGAAAGTTTGAGACATTCTAGGTACATATAGTGTTCCCATAAAGAAATTAGTATCACTGTCTTGGAAATCTATGTGTAAAATCTATGTGTAAAATGATCAGCAAGGAAAAAATTTCTACCCTTGGATTCTGAGGgaaagtaactttaaaaatagttaaacttATGAGGTAGTAAAATAATGACATAAATAGTTTATGACAATTCAAAGTGGAAAAGGCAATCAGACACTAGCACAAggtcaataaatgaaaaatgtttcagGTAGCttgaaaatgatattttacaAGTGAAAAAGGATACAGTGCAAGACCAATGTTGATGGGGTAATACTACATTAATAATAAACGTGGTGGATCTGAGGTAATAGCACTGATACCAGTTGGCTTATCACAGGCTTTCCGAAAGTTAATAATCTAAATGAAATGTAGTGAACTGTGAGCACGCCCTACAGAATTAGAATTTTTAGTTACTTATTTCTTGGTTCTTCTTTTAGTACAATACCAAAGAAAGACtgggagagggaaaaggagaaaaaatacaaCTTATAACTAAGAACTCACTACCCAAAGCATACTACTATGTTTATGACTcactggattattttatttttgcaaggCTGTATTCTAGATTCATAAACCTGTTGCAAAATTCCTTTCCTAGATCTGTTGTAATCTCATTTCAAGAAAGCCAGATGATTAACAacaaaattgttaatattttgataacCTTCACATCAAAAAGACAATTTCAATTGTTTCCTTACATATATTTATGACTAATTTCCAAATTTTAACTGTTTCTGtacattaaaagtaaaacaaatgttCACTACACAAACGTGGAACTTTTCTCACTTTGCACACTAGCTCATTTTTACAAGAGTTAAGACATTTGAAAATCATATCACAGTAATTGATGAAAACTATTAATCAACTTCTTTTAACTCAAATCAAATGTGTTCCAAAGAAACTAATCATAAGCTTGGAATCATAATCAGTGTCATGCTTAATATTTCCTGACTACGTACTAGTCATCTCTATTTTTAAGCTATATGtatgcttttgaaaataaagctagctttcttttcttattttttaaattaaggtatccctgatatacaatcttatgaaggtttcacatgagcaacattgtgctttcaacattcacccatattatcaagtccccccaccacctcactgcaatcactgtccatcagcatagtaagatgaaaattaactttattttcagTCTTATTGTACCATGCATCCAGTTTTAGTAATGTTAATAAtgttagtattttcttctttcttatatcCTTTATGTAACAGCTACCTTTCTGTTGGTTTCTACAGCCTTGGAATTCACCTATTTACCTTTTATTATTCCTTAAGTGTTACATGATCCTTGAAAGTATTTCCAGAAAAAATACTGGCTTTATATTACTTCCCTTTCCAGAATTCAAAACAGTGACAATTAAGTAATTTGCaaagcagttttttttcttttgcacttgCTACTGTCAGCTGCCTGAAAGGCCTTTCCTCCTTGTCTTGGCCCAGCTAACTGGCTTCTGTTGGAAGAAGGCTGCCTCTCTCTGAGTGAGAAGAGAGCAGGAGGAACATCTTGGCCACTTTGTGTGTCTACTGCTTAGTGCAAtttttggcacatagtaagtattccgtaaatgtttgctaagtgaataaattaatttgtTCTGAACTTCTGAGAAGAAagagttctcttaaaattttaaatcactgttTTGCTACAGGCAGATAGGAATTATGCTACAGTATTTCCactttttcaagtttctttgtTCTCGTGAGTGCATGTTATAAACAGCTTTTTAACTAGACtacaagctccttgagggcaacaACATGCATCCCTTGTATGTTTTCAGAGTaagtaattaatatttgttaacaGATTAACTGAGCAAAGTTCAGTAAATGAGTGTTCtgatacatagaaaaatatatcaaatgctAACAGTGGTTACACCTAACAGTGAAAGAACTGTGATCTAAATTTTAACtcatttgtattttcaatttttctgtgataATATGGATTATTTACCTGacgttttaaaaatcacaaaaaataagtaataaacatggaatattaaatacacattttcataCTAACAAAGCCACACATTAATAAAAGGGGCCAAGTGAATTTCCCTAAAAGAATACTTCTATCCCTTTAGGAATAAATCAGACGAAAACACAGGAGGACCCATATAAGAAggacagagaaacaaaacaagcagGAAGGGTCTTACAAGTGCAGAGGAAAAGACATGGGAAGATGGAAGATACACCATTTGGCAGCTCTTtgtaaaaagatggaaataaactAGGGCCAGGAATGGTAGTTTTGAAATATGCAATTCACTGAGTAATCAGATTTAATAAAACTTGCATATATAATAAAGTCATGAAGAAACTCTTCTAGAAAAAAGTGAATGAAGAAAATTCAAAAATCCTATTGCTAAAACTAAATATGTATTAATCTAAACAATAAAGTGTTTTCGGGGCAAGGAAATTTTGGCTGAAGTTAGATCCCAGTATAAAACAATAAGGCTTGAGAAATTAGAACTTATTATGGAATTCTATTACATTGTATAGCAGAAACATTTTATACATCTCCTCAGATTCTCTGTGTGCCATCATCTCATCTGTGGCTGACTGTTTCCCAAAGGCCTATTGAGTTTTGCTTGCCTAAGAAATCAGGGTGTACCTGTAGCAGTCTCTTCATAGCCAGGTACACCCTGAGCTCTGGATTCTCTTGCTGCTGCTGAACTTGGATAGAAAGTAACACCACAGGATATTGGGTTTGGTTTCAAGTTAGCTGCTGAAGGAGTAGAATGTTGTACCCTGGAATTGCAGGGTTAGTCACCTCCCCATGGGCAAATTCTGAGCAATTGGAAACAGGAGCTGACAGAGTcaggaaggtaaattctctctctttcctccctcccaaaGTCTGTACTGAAGTGCAGTTTCTTTGTACTCCCTGTCCTGAGATGTCAGGTGGGAGAGCAGATGTACCTACCTAGCACCCAGCTATTTCACTGTCAGCTCACTGTGAAGTTGTACTAGATAGGTAAACACATCATCTTATGTTGCTTCTCATCCTTCCCTGaatcttttccctttcttcttatcTCACTAACTATGGATTGCACCTCTCTAATGAAGCATCAGCTCTTAATCATTGTCTCAGGTTCTCTTTTTTAGGAATCCCAAGCTAAGGAtccttttaattaaatattatcctttccattttttatttgtaacatGTACCTATCTTCTAATATTGGTATGAATGTGGATGATGCCCCCATTTTCCTGTTACCACCTAAGGCATATTCTACATCTGCTTAGAGAAGCAGCTATACAGAAACATCATTTTTATATGGAATGCTGGAGAGGCTACAGAATTTTTCACAAGAGAATGGACTGGCCAATATTAGACTGTGAATTAGAAagccttttccttttattttatccaaATATCTGCTGTTAAATAAAGTTGAATGGTAGGGTtcaatagttttatattttccagGTAATTTAGAGGAAGGCACCTAGAAGAGTGCTGGGCACAAAACGCACTCAATGAACATTACTAAATAAAagggaagaagacagaggaagggagaaagggaaggaaaacataGAAGGGATATCATTAGATAGAATTCAACTAAACTGGACTCTAATATTAACTGTCATTAGTTGTCAGGTGTTCCAGGAGAGTTAACTTTTCTCGGTAACATTCACTTCAACATTCCCATCTATTTATCAAACATACATTTTGTAAGAATTATATGCTAAAACTGATGTCATTTCAAGGTACAATTATTGGTACAGCCAAACTAGAAGCTGAGGTTTGCTTGGATCCAGGACCAAGGCTGAAGGATTATACTGTCTGTTAGTCTTCTAGAGTCAGAGAACCAATAGACAGGCCAGCTTCTGATCAGCATTTTCACACAAACTCAGTAAAGCAATACATACTTAGTCCTCATAGTACCCTAAAATTCTatcattaaaaatgcatattcacAATCCCTACCTCAGCCATGAAAATGAATGCATATTAATCCTCATAAATACACTACAAGGCCTACAGCAGCCTCTATCCATAGTCCACCTGATTGTCCTGCAAATTGGTCACAGGGCAGATGATTTTAAACCATTAGATGGAATCtaagtacatatatacataggaaAATTCAGTAAGTGGAGAATTTTATCCCCCACCATTTTCATGAAGGCATAAGAAGATGAGACattaatgttaaaagaaaatatctcaTTGAGGAAAGATCAATTGGAGAACTAAATAGTTGTAGGAATTAATGAAATATTGTTGGGGGGCAAATTTTATGACTCTCCACATATttgttacaaaaaataaaaattggataatggatattttaaaatgtctgcttttgaagaaatataaatcaaaataaaacttacATTCGTTTTTGCTTGTTCAATAAACTCAAAACATTCTGGAAAATAAGACAGGATATTGGCGTCAGGCAGATCCAAAATAGAAATGCTCTTATACAAAAAGTCACTGAGGAAAGCATTTTCAACTCCATATGCAACATTGAGAATATGAGTCaccttacagagaaaaaaaaatgattgttaaaaattatcattaattaggctaataaaaaaagacaaggatgttgAGGTCTCTAACAAGAATAAATGATCTAGGCATGACATACCTGAATAATactttctccaggaagccttctttgaCTGCCTCATCCCTGACCAGAAGTGCTATATATTCCCATAGCACCCTCCACTTGCCCTATTACAGCCCTTACCACTTAGAGGTAATTTGCCTCCTTCACTGTCTAGatactccatgagggcagggaccatgtttaACTTACTATTGTAAGTAAGTATTGTGAGTGAGCAGTGTCCTTAGCAcagaaattacttaaaatatttgttgaataagtcaATGACAGTCCATATGGAAAGATCTTAAAATAGGGAAATGCATCAATAGCACAAACTTCCCTTTCAATAATCATTTCCCTATTTTCCTTCATATTCTTTGTAAGTACAATAGTCCTCAAGTacagctgcacattagaatcacccagtgagcttttaaaaatttcaatgcCACAGGATGTCAAACGCAGAGACTCTGATGAATGTCTGATAGAAAGGTGGGATGGTCATGCAAGATTTTCTTTCAAGTGGTACACATAAGCAACATCCGGCTCCATTTATGCATTTCAACTCCTTCCCTAGAGTCCAGCAAGCATACAGATGGAGCCATGTGGAAAGTCCACAGAAAGAATCCAAAGGCTAAATGGATCAGAAAAATGAGTCATGATATGCTTCTCACTGTATTTATTCTCTTAATGTGGGTCTTAGGTTTTGCCTAATCTCAGTATTTTCATGTACTCACACCCATTTTGGAGTATTTGCCCAGCCTGCCTCTCTTGCCCCCACTACCCTAAGGTATGGCCCAGCAGTGCCGCACTCCTCCCTCCAGCACCGAAGACTGGATTCAGGCAGACAGCTGACAAACTAGGCTGATGAGATTATctttagaaactaaaaaaaatcagtgtaaaaGACAGCTAGAACGATCCACAAACTTGAGAGCTTAAGCCAGCCATTATCTATTAAGTGCTCAGAAAGGCTGAAAAAGTCCTTCTCCCCAATGAGAATAGAGTAGATGGGCAGACAGGGGCCAGGATGCCAGTGGGAGGGAGGGACTATCCCGGATAGCCTTCTATAGTCTAGCATAGCTCCTCTCTGCCCTCATGTTCCAGAGAGCCCCCTAAATTATCACAcatgttctctttcctttctcagaTTTCTGTGATTTACAACCAAGAGATTTAAGACATTCAGAGAGCTAGAAGAGAGAGCTACAGGCATTTACTAACCTAACTGCTTTGTAGAAGAAACACAACAGAACTACCTCAAATATCTACTCAAGAAAGACTCTTAAATAGAAAGAAGATGGGAGAAGCTAGAAAGAAGGGAAGTACATTTTTAGAAGATACAGTCTTAAATGTCCTTATGGTTTCTTCAGTGAAGTATTATCTGATTATGTCAAGTCACTTTCTTACTCCCAGTGTATGGACCAGGATTATATGATTCTGCCCTTAATTACATAGTATCTTCTaaagttttataatattaatGTGTTTGCCTTGTCTTTATGACTATATTCTATATTGCCAAAAGATGAGAAATGAGGTTTGACCACTTACagaaatttgtatttatatataacattacCCATGTATCTTCCCTATACATAGTGGGATTATGTAAATGACTAAATGAGAATCTTGGGAAAATTTGTTGAAAGGCAAAAGTG is a window encoding:
- the DUSP19 gene encoding dual specificity protein phosphatase 19, with amino-acid sequence MQSLSQEIKAFSRNNLRKQCTRVTTLTGKRIIETWKNARIHVVEEIEPSSGGSCGYVQDLSLDLQVGVIKPWLLLGSQDAAHDLDTLKKHKVTHILNVAYGVENAFLSDFLYKSISILDLPDANILSYFPECFEFIEQAKTNDGVVLVHCNAGVSRAAAIVIGFLMSSEDVSFTSAFSLVKNARPSMCPNAGFLEQLRTYEEVKASNKCDKIQELEGHNSS